The genomic stretch GGTGTGATATTGGCCATCTAGACGCTTATCGAGAAAGCCAATATAGCGCCTTAGCCAAACGAATTAACCTAGAAGTCCCTTACCCGAACCGATCGCCAGGTTTATGGATTGGGGACAATACGGCGATCGATCCCACCGTAAATATAGAACCCCCGGTGCTAATTGGCCATAATTGCCGCATTGGTAGCCATGTGCATATCGAACCCGGAACCATTATTGGCGATAATGTTACCATTGGCTCCCACGCCACGTTAAAGCGGCCGATTATCTGGAATGGGGCCTTTATTGGTGATGAAAGCCATCTGAGAGCTTGTGTCGTCGGTCGAGGAACTCGGATCGACCGTCGGGCCCATGTGTTAGAAGGGGCAATTGTGGGTTCTCTGTCTACGGTTGGCGAAGAAGCGCGGGTTTCTCCTCAAGTGCGGGTATGGCCGAATAAGAGAATTGAAGCGGGAGCGATCTTAAATCTGAATCTCATTTGGGGTAATGTGGGCCATCGTAACCTGTTTGGACAACGGGGAGTCTCCGGTATCGCCAATGTTGATATTACCCCGGAATTAGCAGTCAAACTGGGTGCGGCTTATGGTTCCACCTTGCCACAAGGGTCTGAAGTCACCGTATCTCGCGATCAACGAAGCATTTCGCGGATGGTGACGCGATCGCTGGTTGCGGGGTTGATGTCTGTGGGAGTCGATGTGCAAAACCTGGAAAATAAGGCGATTCCCATCGTCCGTACAGTGATTCCGACCCTAGGGGTGGAAGGGGGAATTCATGTGCGTTTGCATCCAGAGCGGGGCAGTTCCTTACTGATTGAATTCCTAGATCATAAGGGGATTAATATTTCTAAGGCTAAGGAAAAGAAAATCGAAGGTTGTTTCTTCAAAGAGGATATGCGGCGATCACTCCTGTATGAAGTCGGCAAGGTCACGTATACCTCGGAAACTCTGCAAATCTACAGGTCGGCTTTTGAAAAACATCTCAATTTAGAAGCGATCGAAACCGTGTCCTCTAAAATCGTCATTGACTATGCTTTTGCCGTTAGTGGCGCAGTCTTGCCCCAACTGCTGGCCAAATTTGGCTGTGACGCGGTGGTTCTCAATGCCAGCTTAAACCCCAAACCCCTTTCCTTAGAAGAGCAAGAAGAGTTACTCAATCAGTTAGGGCGGGTAGTTGCTGCCCTGAATGCGACCATGGGGGTACAAGTGTCCTCCAATGGCGAAAAATTTATCCTCATTGATGAAACCGGAACAGCGATTCGAGGGGAAATGCTCACCGCTTTGATGATGCAAATGATATTAACGGCCCATCCTAGGGGAGCGGTGGTGGTTCCCATCCATGCTTCGAGTGCTGTGGAAGAAATTGCCCATCGCCATGATGGCCGGGTGATTCGCACAAAGGCCAATCCAGCCGCTTTAATGGAAGCCTGTCATGCCAATCCCAATGTGGTGTTAGGGGGCAGTGGAGATATGGGCTTTATTTTTCCCCAACTCCATCCCGGTTTTGATGCCATGTTTGCCACGGCTAAGTTGATGGAGATGTTGAAATTACAGGAAATAGCCTTGGAAACCATGCGATCGAAATTACCACCTATTGCCCATCGGATGACGACTATTCGCTGTCCTTGGACGGCTAAGGGGGCAGTGATGCGCTATTTGGTGGAAACCCATGCTCCGGAGCAATTGCAGTTAGTCGATGGTGTGAAAATCATCTCTTCTGATGGTCACCATTGGGTGCTGATTTTGCCCGATGCTGGGGAAGCGCTGGTGGATATTATCGCTGATGGTTGCGATCCAGAGATGGTGGATAGTTTACTGCAAGATTACCGCGATCGCGTACAAAGTTTTATTGAGTCTCATCAACAGTTGGATGACTAGGCAAGATGGGGGGATTCTTTTGACTGGGTTTTTGTAGGAGTAGGCTTTTAGGCCCATCCCCCCATCTCTCCATCGCTCTAGCCCCTGGTTTGTTGAGACCACAACCGGGTGGGGAGTCCCCAAACATAAATAAAGCCTTCAGCCGCTTTATGATCGAATACGTCTTCTTCGCCGTAAGTGGCCCAATCTAGACTATAGAGACTATTGTCAGATTTGCGGCCGACAATGGTGGCCGATCCTTTGAAGAGTTTCACCCGGACTGTACCCGTCACCCGTTCTTGGGTATTGGTGATAAAGCCATCTAAAGCGGCTTTCAGGGGAGAGAACCAAAGGCCGTTATAGACCAATTGACTATAGGTTTGCTCAATTCCCCGTTTATATTGGGTCACATCAGCCGTTAGGGTTAAGCTTTCTAAATCACGGTGGGCTTGGATCAGGACTAGAAGAGCTGGGGTTTCGTAAATTTCCCTGGATTTAATGCCCACGAGACGATTTTCGATCATGTCAATGCGACCGATACCATGGTTTCCGGTCATTTGATTGAGTTGGGTAATTAAGGCTACCGGCTGGAGCGCTTCACCATTGAGGGAAACGGGGCAACCTTTTTCAAACCCAATGTCTACATATTCCGGTTCATTCGGGGTATCGGCGATCCCCTTGGTCATTTGATAAATGTCTTCGGGGGGTTCTGCATAGGGATCTTCAAGCACTCCGGCTTCGATCGCCATCCCCAATAAGTTGCGGTCAAGACTATAGGGAGATTTCTTTTTCACCGGTGCAGGAATGCCATATTTTTCCCCATATTCAATGGTTTGTTCGCGGGAAAAGCCCCATTCCCGTGCAGGAGCGAGGATCTTTATGTTGGGGTTGAGTGCGCCAATGGCTACATCAAAGCGCACTTGGTCATTGCCTTTTCCGGTACATCCGTGGGCGATCGCATCTGCCCCATATTTTTCCGCCGCTTCTACCAGCAGTTTGGCAATCAACGGCCGAGCTAAAGCGGTGGATAAGGGATAGCGATTTTCATACAGGGCATTGGCTTGAATGGCGGGAAACCCATACTCTTTTACAAAGGTTTCTGTCCCATCTGCTACTAAGGATACACTGGCTCCAGAGTCAAGAGCTTTCTTGCGGATGGGTTCTAATTCATCCCCCTGGCCCAGATCTGCGGCCAACGTAATCACTTCTTCTACTCCCCATTCATTCATCAGATAGGGAATACAAACGGAGGTATCAACCCCTCCAGAATAGGCTAAAACAACTTTCTTCGCACGACCCATAGGTTTATCACCCTAAAAACACTAATCAGCTATTGTATCTACTCAATTAAAAATTAAAACTCAAAAATTAAAAATTAAAACTTGATTACGAGAAGCCAGTTTCCGCGATCGCCAACGCCAGCATCAGGGTTTGACTCATCCCCTACAGCACTTTGCACAGTAATGAGGTATAATAACAGAACCTTCCCCCTACCCTAATCCGACTCCCCAACTTCAGTATTTACTCTTGGGCTATGTAGCGATCGCTTGAGATAAGGCAGGCTATAACGGGCAAAGGCGCGTTTGGCTCGACGGATTAAATCAGTTTTATACATAAATTCATCGCGAGCATCCATGGGATAAGAGCGCAGCTTAAATTTAGTGCCCCAACGTTCTTCTTCCATCACCACAACAATGGGAAGTTTCAGTTGTGTATATTTGCTGCTGTAGGCGGCTTGATAGAGAATCTGGATCACCCGTTCATCATCAACATCATGATCGAAATAAAAATCCGTAGCTACTTGAGCCTCTAAATGACCGCCATTAGAATTAGAAACGGGTTCTGTCCAGGTTTTATTGTGGGGAATAGTAATTGTATTATCATCCGGGGTTTGAATCTGAATCCCGCGCAGTCCATAGCTTATCACTTCGCCATAATGGTCTTGGATTTGAATGCGATCGCCGACACGATAGGGGGCTTCAAATAAGGCAATGATTCCGGCAATAATGGAACTAACATAATCCTTAAAAGCGAAACCGAGGGCAACGGCAATGGTTCCGGTTAAGGCGATTAAATTGGCTTCAGAGAGGTTGAAAAATAGCCGGAGTAGATAGGCAATTACAAGAATTAAAATTAGTCCTTTCCAGAATGGGACAGATTGTTTAATCAGCAGTCGGAACCGGCGAGGGACTCGCTCGGAACTCCAGGTCGTTAGTTTTTCGACTACGGAGGTACTGCCATAGGCGATCGCCACCGCGATCAGCGCTCGGAAAATTTTCGGTAATGTAAAATCCGTCAGTAGTTGCTCCGGGAGATTCGGGGAGGACTCTACTTGAGCCAAGAATGCTAGAATCTCCCCAGAAAATATAGCGATCATTTAGTCTTTACCCACAAAGAAATTATTATTACTCAGTTCCCGAACCACTTTTTGATAGTGACTCGGTTGCACAGATAAGCTTCCCTGTTTCGCTTCGAGCAGATCGGCGCGTAAAAGCCATTGTACTCTTGCCTGAATTTGACTTTCAGATTCCCCCAAACTGAGGGCGAGATGGCTGCGGGTGATGGAACCATGAATTAAAACAGAGTGGAGCAAATAGCGATCGCTCGGCTCTAAACTTGGTAAACTAGGCAAATAAGGTTTTGTTTCATACAAAACCATTTCCGGGTTATTCAAGGAAGGAACTCGATCGTCTTGAACGGCATCGGGTTTAATTCGCAAACTTTGCAACCACAAGTAAGTAGCAATTTGACTGACTCCCGATGATTGAGAGGCTAAGGCTTCCCAATAGGTTTTGGTCGGTTCAGCATCTTCTCCAGAGAGTAACTTAGGAGCCACAACTGTTTGAGTGATGGGGTTTAACCACTCTTCTAGTAGAGTAGCATCAAGTTTGGGTAAGGTCTCTATCTGACTAAAATAAGCGCTCACTTGACAGACAAAATCGAGGAAATCCCACGCCCAATGATTACAACCGATCGCCCAAAAACATTGGGGATTCTGAATCATCAAGTCTCGGAGTAATTCGACACTCTCCCAACCCCCGATCGATCGCAGGAAACATTGTTCTAAACAGGGAATCACAATCAGGGTTTGGCGCTCTTCGAGTGCGTCTACATCCAGGGAATGATCGGCTTCTTGGCTAGGGTTGAGATGGATATGAGGATAGGGTTGTAGGGCTTGTTGGATACGTTGCGTCAGGGTGAGGGGGTTCTGGGGACGATGGAGAGCAGAGAAGGGAGTCAGAATCTCTAAAGCGGGGGGGGAGTCCCAATGAGCGAAACTATCCTGTAAGATTTTGGCGATCGCCTCTACGGGATGAGCGAGAATCACCACATGATTGGCTGCCTCTAAATTTTTTTGCCAGGTTGTCACCCCAGTGGCGATCGCCTCTTGAATCGTGGTTTGATAAGCTGTAGGACTCGATAAGGACGCAAGACGTTGGCTTAACTCCGCCCAGAGAGTATCCGGTAACTCAATTAAATCTTCCTCCGGATCAACTGTTTTTTGAGCCTTCGTAAACCAGGATTGAATCTGTTGGCGAACATGAGGGAATAAGCTCTGGATCATCGATTTCCACCGAATTGATGATCCTCTATCATAGTTGATGTGTTGATCTCTGGTCAGCTTACACCCAGATCCCAACCTTGGGTTTCCATGCGAGTGAGCGATCGCCCAGTTTTCAAATATTCCATCTGGGTTGCTTCCAGAATATAGCTCATTTTTACCGGTTCCTGGGCATCAGCCGCTAAAAATGCCGCATTCAGGGCAATGGATTTAATATTACCTCTAAACACTGGGAGCTATTGCCCTATTTTAGCTGAAACAATCCACTACAATTTTCAGAGATTTTGTACAAATTCAATCAAGTCTCTAAATGCTGGATGTTCCCACTTAACATAGCCTGCTCTCGCCGCTTCGCCTAAACGCTTATCTGGTTGATCTTGACTCGCTAACCACGCATTCACTGGATACTTTGAGATTTAGAGGTAAATGA from Roseofilum capinflatum BLCC-M114 encodes the following:
- a CDS encoding mannose-1-phosphate guanyltransferase, which translates into the protein MRAVLMAGGSGTRLRPLTCELPKPMVPVLNRPIAEHIVRLLKQHHIDEVITTLYYLPDVMRNHFQDGREFGIQMTYAVEEEQPLGTAGCVKNVSELLKSPFLVISGDCITDFDLTAAIAFHTQKKAMATLVLTRVPNPLEFGVVITGRDGRIQRFLEKPSSSEVFSDTVNTGIYILEPEVLDYLPPQEEADFSKDLFPFLLAQDQPLYGYIAEGYWCDIGHLDAYRESQYSALAKRINLEVPYPNRSPGLWIGDNTAIDPTVNIEPPVLIGHNCRIGSHVHIEPGTIIGDNVTIGSHATLKRPIIWNGAFIGDESHLRACVVGRGTRIDRRAHVLEGAIVGSLSTVGEEARVSPQVRVWPNKRIEAGAILNLNLIWGNVGHRNLFGQRGVSGIANVDITPELAVKLGAAYGSTLPQGSEVTVSRDQRSISRMVTRSLVAGLMSVGVDVQNLENKAIPIVRTVIPTLGVEGGIHVRLHPERGSSLLIEFLDHKGINISKAKEKKIEGCFFKEDMRRSLLYEVGKVTYTSETLQIYRSAFEKHLNLEAIETVSSKIVIDYAFAVSGAVLPQLLAKFGCDAVVLNASLNPKPLSLEEQEELLNQLGRVVAALNATMGVQVSSNGEKFILIDETGTAIRGEMLTALMMQMILTAHPRGAVVVPIHASSAVEEIAHRHDGRVIRTKANPAALMEACHANPNVVLGGSGDMGFIFPQLHPGFDAMFATAKLMEMLKLQEIALETMRSKLPPIAHRMTTIRCPWTAKGAVMRYLVETHAPEQLQLVDGVKIISSDGHHWVLILPDAGEALVDIIADGCDPEMVDSLLQDYRDRVQSFIESHQQLDD
- a CDS encoding argininosuccinate synthase, which produces MGRAKKVVLAYSGGVDTSVCIPYLMNEWGVEEVITLAADLGQGDELEPIRKKALDSGASVSLVADGTETFVKEYGFPAIQANALYENRYPLSTALARPLIAKLLVEAAEKYGADAIAHGCTGKGNDQVRFDVAIGALNPNIKILAPAREWGFSREQTIEYGEKYGIPAPVKKKSPYSLDRNLLGMAIEAGVLEDPYAEPPEDIYQMTKGIADTPNEPEYVDIGFEKGCPVSLNGEALQPVALITQLNQMTGNHGIGRIDMIENRLVGIKSREIYETPALLVLIQAHRDLESLTLTADVTQYKRGIEQTYSQLVYNGLWFSPLKAALDGFITNTQERVTGTVRVKLFKGSATIVGRKSDNSLYSLDWATYGEEDVFDHKAAEGFIYVWGLPTRLWSQQTRG
- a CDS encoding mechanosensitive ion channel family protein — encoded protein: MIAIFSGEILAFLAQVESSPNLPEQLLTDFTLPKIFRALIAVAIAYGSTSVVEKLTTWSSERVPRRFRLLIKQSVPFWKGLILILVIAYLLRLFFNLSEANLIALTGTIAVALGFAFKDYVSSIIAGIIALFEAPYRVGDRIQIQDHYGEVISYGLRGIQIQTPDDNTITIPHNKTWTEPVSNSNGGHLEAQVATDFYFDHDVDDERVIQILYQAAYSSKYTQLKLPIVVVMEEERWGTKFKLRSYPMDARDEFMYKTDLIRRAKRAFARYSLPYLKRSLHSPRVNTEVGESD